The following are from one region of the Chitinivibrionales bacterium genome:
- a CDS encoding beta-1,3-glucanase family protein: MKRLGVSLLLLAVIAGTVFSQTVNICGFVTDQGGKPLTNTLVRLSVTRFTDALGNEPYYTTTDSTGYYHIGSATCQTNVIKESSRPLGNAFSHPILMGSELIFSVPQGNAWVRISLFDMTGRLVKDLVNAQKANGSYSVTVNTRDVSSQFYVMRVSINGVSTVFKLQPQSRGAAVAAQSAPEFNASMKKLAAIVDTIRATEPGYALGVTPIDVTAGQYDFTLAKNSTWDGDTAGFWGDTAAISAAAKAAGHFIFKIVNKTNGQVPDSLIYWADGDGGTPVCMTTQSIPAPGGNAGRLYIMVGYNAKTSSPFRPMNKVWDFEEHNYGAANYEGNLTRVDWLGTPLAMRLHSSDGSPDQIRGEIYPVFFEPRQSIFDEYLNEVPAEWDTCANISKPWKITNPCAVPEFETGGSQAHYWDAYEKACNVTAGACVGINDPNISSGLFRHVLDLPAAQQKDWNYHYKKTPCSFYAYFIHRRAFYHLQYAFPYDDDNNWSSYITSNKAQWLEIAVGY; encoded by the coding sequence ATGAAAAGGCTTGGGGTCAGTCTTCTGTTGTTGGCGGTAATTGCGGGAACTGTTTTTTCCCAAACGGTGAACATCTGCGGCTTTGTCACGGACCAGGGCGGTAAACCATTGACCAATACGCTGGTTAGGCTCAGCGTGACAAGGTTTACCGATGCCCTGGGCAATGAGCCGTATTACACCACCACCGATTCAACCGGCTATTACCATATCGGTTCGGCAACGTGCCAGACCAATGTCATCAAGGAAAGCTCCCGTCCGCTGGGAAACGCGTTTTCACATCCGATTTTGATGGGCAGCGAATTGATATTCTCAGTGCCTCAGGGCAATGCCTGGGTGAGAATCAGCCTGTTCGACATGACGGGACGCTTGGTAAAAGATCTTGTTAATGCCCAAAAGGCGAATGGAAGCTATTCGGTGACCGTCAACACGCGCGATGTTTCTTCACAGTTCTATGTGATGCGCGTTTCCATTAACGGTGTTTCCACGGTTTTCAAGCTCCAGCCGCAATCGCGCGGCGCGGCGGTTGCCGCCCAAAGCGCTCCGGAGTTCAATGCCAGCATGAAAAAACTCGCCGCGATCGTGGACACGATCCGCGCGACCGAGCCCGGCTATGCCCTCGGCGTAACGCCGATAGACGTGACCGCGGGCCAGTACGATTTTACGTTGGCAAAGAATAGCACCTGGGACGGGGACACGGCGGGATTCTGGGGCGATACCGCCGCGATATCGGCGGCCGCGAAAGCGGCGGGACACTTCATTTTCAAGATCGTCAATAAGACCAATGGTCAGGTTCCGGACAGTTTGATCTATTGGGCCGATGGAGATGGCGGGACACCCGTTTGTATGACCACTCAATCGATACCTGCTCCCGGAGGAAATGCGGGAAGATTATACATAATGGTAGGCTACAACGCAAAAACCTCATCGCCGTTCCGGCCCATGAACAAGGTGTGGGACTTCGAAGAGCACAACTACGGAGCCGCCAACTACGAAGGCAATCTGACGCGCGTGGACTGGCTTGGGACTCCGCTCGCGATGCGCCTGCACAGCTCGGACGGCTCCCCTGACCAGATCAGAGGCGAGATCTACCCCGTGTTTTTCGAGCCGCGCCAGTCGATCTTTGACGAATACTTGAACGAGGTCCCCGCGGAATGGGATACCTGCGCGAACATTTCAAAGCCGTGGAAGATCACCAATCCTTGCGCGGTGCCGGAATTTGAGACAGGCGGGTCGCAGGCCCATTACTGGGATGCCTATGAAAAAGCCTGCAACGTGACCGCGGGAGCGTGTGTCGGCATCAATGATCCGAACATATCCTCGGGTTTATTCCGGCATGTTTTGGATCTCCCGGCTGCCCAGCAGAAAGATTGGAATTATCACTACAAGAAGACCCCCTGCAGCTTCTATGCGTATTTCATACACCGGCGCGCTTTTTACCACTTGCAATATGCCTTCCCGTACGACGATGATAACAATTGGTCGTCGTACATCACGAGCAACAAGGCACAATGGCTGGAGATAGCGGTAGGGTATTAG
- a CDS encoding AAA family ATPase: protein MKGLKLAVSGKGGVGKSTLAAALCKVFSQKGLKVLAIDADPDANLASALGLSQERKTKIRPIASETGLIEQRTGAKPGRTGQMFSLSPDVSDVAQKYGLLCNGVSLLVLGAVKSGGGGCACPENAFLKKLIRHLIVQEGETVVIDLEPGIEHLGRATASGVDAMIIVLEPGTRSKETAQRIIALSKDIGLEKKLFFVLNKIRNKDDEKALLTDEFAAVKVLGKIPFDERFIDADCRGVSIFDLPGSENLRANFITIAGQIMSLA, encoded by the coding sequence ATGAAAGGCTTGAAGCTGGCGGTTTCCGGCAAAGGCGGGGTGGGAAAATCAACGCTTGCGGCCGCGTTGTGCAAGGTGTTCAGCCAAAAGGGGTTGAAGGTACTTGCCATTGACGCCGACCCTGACGCCAACCTTGCATCGGCGCTGGGGCTTTCGCAGGAGCGGAAAACGAAAATCCGGCCCATTGCAAGCGAGACCGGGCTCATTGAACAGCGCACCGGAGCCAAACCGGGACGCACCGGCCAGATGTTCTCGCTGTCTCCCGACGTCTCCGACGTGGCGCAGAAATACGGGCTCTTATGCAACGGCGTTTCGCTGCTTGTGCTCGGCGCGGTGAAGTCGGGCGGCGGTGGGTGCGCGTGTCCCGAAAACGCCTTTCTGAAAAAACTCATCCGCCACCTGATAGTGCAGGAGGGCGAGACGGTCGTGATCGACCTGGAGCCCGGCATCGAGCACCTGGGCCGGGCCACGGCCTCGGGCGTTGACGCGATGATAATCGTGCTCGAGCCCGGCACGCGGAGCAAAGAAACGGCGCAGAGGATCATTGCACTGTCAAAGGACATTGGGCTTGAAAAGAAGCTGTTTTTCGTATTGAATAAAATAAGAAATAAGGATGATGAAAAAGCGCTCTTGACAGATGAGTTTGCTGCGGTGAAAGTTTTGGGAAAGATTCCGTTTGACGAACGGTTCATCGATGCGGATTGTAGAGGGGTGTCGATATTTGATTTGCCAGGATCAGAAAATTTGCGGGCAAATTTTATTACAATTGCTGGCCAAATAATGAGTTTAGCATAA
- a CDS encoding three-Cys-motif partner protein TcmP — protein sequence MKKLKYDELGYWSEVKLSIIKEYVDAYTKIMAGQKYQFKCIYVDAFAGAGKHVSKQTGEIIDGSPVNALKIKNKFHEYHFIDINDLKIAELEAASKELNNVFIYPGDCNKIIEGKVFPRAKYEDYKRAVCLLDPYGIHLDWNLIKKAGEMKSVEIFLNFPIMDINRNALKHEKEKVDDKQILRMNRFWGDETWREVGYTKSQQQDLFGEPRDEKVSNEEFEQTFRKRLKEIAGFKFVPEPMPMRNSNNSIVYYLYFAGQNETGKKIIEGIFKKYAQMRDE from the coding sequence ATGAAAAAGTTGAAATATGACGAACTCGGCTACTGGTCTGAGGTTAAGCTCAGTATAATAAAAGAGTACGTAGATGCATATACCAAAATAATGGCGGGACAGAAATATCAATTTAAATGCATCTATGTCGACGCATTTGCTGGGGCAGGGAAGCATGTTTCTAAGCAAACTGGAGAAATTATTGATGGAAGCCCGGTGAATGCCTTGAAAATAAAGAACAAGTTTCATGAGTATCATTTTATCGATATAAACGACCTGAAAATAGCAGAACTTGAAGCAGCGTCAAAAGAATTGAATAACGTTTTTATATATCCAGGCGATTGTAATAAAATTATTGAGGGAAAGGTGTTCCCCCGAGCTAAATATGAAGACTATAAACGGGCTGTATGTCTCCTTGATCCCTATGGAATACATCTGGATTGGAATTTAATAAAAAAAGCAGGGGAAATGAAATCTGTGGAGATTTTTCTGAATTTTCCCATAATGGATATTAATAGGAATGCCCTAAAACACGAAAAAGAAAAAGTCGATGATAAGCAAATTTTACGAATGAATCGCTTCTGGGGTGATGAAACATGGAGGGAAGTAGGATATACTAAAAGCCAACAGCAAGATTTATTCGGAGAACCTAGAGATGAAAAAGTTTCTAACGAGGAATTTGAACAAACTTTTCGGAAAAGGTTGAAAGAGATAGCAGGTTTTAAATTCGTTCCTGAACCTATGCCGATGAGGAATTCCAACAACTCGATTGTATACTATCTTTATTTCGCCGGGCAAAATGAAACCGGAAAGAAAATCATTGAAGGTATTTTTAAAAAGTACGCACAAATGCGGGATGAATAA
- a CDS encoding phage Gp37/Gp68 family protein, with product MATKSSIEWTQYTWNPITGCTKTSPGCLNCYAERMAKRLQAMGQPNYRTGFKVACHEHVLAAPYSWKKTSIVFVNSMSDLFHEKVPLEFILKVFDVMRKAPQHQFQILTKRAERLSELTTFIDWPENVWMGVSVENAQFTHRIDHLKMTGAFIKFLSIEPMLGPIPNMDLSGIDWVIVGGESGPRARPIRYDWVIDVRDQCLKSGVPFFFKQWGGTNKKKTGKLLDGKIWNQMPVAASRHLNLIKSYPIKSLLHIDKNPLKQYIPQ from the coding sequence ATGGCAACCAAATCCTCCATCGAATGGACCCAATACACCTGGAACCCCATCACCGGCTGTACCAAAACAAGCCCCGGCTGTTTGAATTGTTACGCCGAAAGAATGGCAAAACGTCTTCAAGCGATGGGCCAGCCCAACTATAGAACAGGTTTCAAAGTAGCCTGTCATGAACACGTCCTTGCCGCGCCTTATTCCTGGAAGAAAACTTCCATTGTATTTGTGAATTCCATGAGTGATTTGTTCCATGAAAAAGTTCCTTTGGAGTTCATTCTCAAAGTATTCGACGTCATGCGCAAGGCGCCGCAACATCAATTTCAAATACTCACCAAAAGGGCCGAACGGCTTTCTGAATTAACCACATTTATCGACTGGCCGGAAAACGTCTGGATGGGTGTGAGCGTTGAGAATGCCCAATTTACTCATCGGATTGACCACCTGAAAATGACAGGTGCATTTATCAAATTTCTTTCCATAGAGCCCATGCTTGGCCCGATTCCGAACATGGATTTAAGCGGCATCGATTGGGTGATCGTCGGCGGCGAATCAGGGCCAAGGGCAAGGCCGATCCGATATGATTGGGTGATTGATGTTCGAGACCAATGTTTAAAATCAGGAGTGCCGTTTTTTTTTAAACAGTGGGGTGGGACAAACAAGAAAAAAACCGGTAAACTTCTTGACGGAAAGATCTGGAATCAAATGCCGGTTGCCGCGTCACGTCATCTAAACCTTATTAAATCTTATCCCATTAAATCCTTGCTTCATATTGACAAAAACCCCTTAAAGCAGTATATTCCCCAGTAA
- a CDS encoding aldolase catalytic domain-containing protein produces MYRPQIKVCDCTIRDGGLMNNSKFTLETVRGIYSACSRAGVDIIELGYRNSKAHFSPDKYGAWRFCDEDMLKKATEGIPKTAKIAIMQDAHKATGDDVLPKSESVVDLIRVATYVKDVDKAIALANNATKKGYEATINIMAISHVLERDLDEALQQIENETSIIACYIVDSFGSLYSEDIDYLVHKFQRYLRTKEVGIHCHNQMQLGFANTIEGIIKNVNYLDGTLYGLGRAAGNCPLELLMGFLKNPKFNIRPILDVIETTILPLRSEMEWGYNIPYMVSGMLNVHPQDAMSFVDRQRAGANNDSFVKFYERMRAEDEA; encoded by the coding sequence ATGTACCGGCCACAGATCAAGGTATGCGACTGCACGATCCGCGACGGCGGGCTGATGAACAACTCCAAGTTCACCCTCGAAACGGTTCGCGGCATCTATTCGGCGTGCAGCAGGGCGGGCGTCGACATCATCGAGCTCGGCTATCGCAACAGCAAGGCCCATTTCTCTCCCGACAAGTACGGCGCGTGGCGGTTCTGCGACGAGGACATGCTCAAAAAGGCCACCGAAGGCATCCCGAAGACCGCCAAGATCGCGATCATGCAGGACGCGCACAAGGCCACCGGCGATGACGTGCTTCCCAAATCGGAAAGCGTGGTCGACCTGATCCGCGTCGCCACCTACGTGAAGGACGTCGACAAGGCCATCGCGCTCGCCAACAACGCCACGAAAAAGGGGTACGAGGCCACCATCAACATCATGGCCATATCGCACGTGCTCGAGCGCGACCTCGACGAGGCGCTGCAGCAGATCGAGAACGAGACCTCCATCATCGCCTGCTACATCGTGGACAGCTTCGGCTCACTGTACAGCGAAGACATCGACTACCTGGTGCACAAGTTCCAGCGGTATCTGCGCACCAAGGAGGTCGGCATCCACTGCCACAACCAGATGCAGCTCGGGTTCGCCAACACCATCGAGGGAATCATCAAGAACGTCAACTACCTCGACGGCACGCTCTACGGCCTGGGCCGCGCGGCCGGCAACTGCCCGCTCGAGCTGCTCATGGGTTTCCTCAAGAACCCCAAGTTCAACATCAGGCCCATTCTCGACGTGATCGAAACCACGATCCTGCCGCTCCGCTCGGAAATGGAATGGGGCTACAACATCCCCTACATGGTGTCGGGCATGCTCAACGTGCACCCGCAGGACGCCATGAGCTTTGTCGACCGCCAGCGCGCCGGCGCCAATAATGACAGTTTTGTCAAGTTCTACGAGCGGATGCGGGCGGAAGACGAGGCGTAA
- a CDS encoding NAD(P)/FAD-dependent oxidoreductase — protein sequence MPDIFDIIVIGAGPSGLSAALAALAARPKPSVLLVDGEAPWEKPIACAEGVWTDQLFGALDVKPEWVRFKISTLVLHSANDTRVSHFAKEAGCIINRALMQRDLAARCAALGAEIRLNARVAGVGPEKDSLREVRFADANAARARVVIDGSGPIAGFGKNEKLHSKPPDLEPAYFVIAENAGIRQDEIHVHLGSTVAPGGYAWAFPREANGANIGLVIGASHRGKVDIKKLLDSFLAAHYPSAIVKGRFAGAIPCGGKPLTVAASRFIKAGDAASMVNPFSRAGIMEAVISGNLAGHCACAMLSANSPGKMLAACKDYQKRWYRVLGKKQEKLAKAKDALFKIPDADYNDAFEALSKIPPDKRSITKIIGLSLGRFPRLVFAMRHLL from the coding sequence ATGCCCGATATTTTCGACATCATCGTCATCGGCGCCGGGCCGTCCGGGCTGAGTGCCGCGCTTGCGGCGCTGGCGGCAAGGCCCAAGCCGTCGGTGCTGCTCGTTGACGGCGAGGCGCCGTGGGAAAAGCCGATCGCCTGCGCCGAGGGCGTGTGGACCGACCAGTTGTTCGGCGCGCTCGATGTAAAGCCCGAATGGGTGCGGTTCAAGATAAGCACGCTGGTGCTCCATTCGGCAAACGACACGCGTGTTTCCCATTTCGCAAAGGAGGCGGGCTGCATCATCAACCGGGCGCTCATGCAGCGCGACCTGGCCGCCCGATGTGCGGCACTCGGCGCGGAAATCCGGCTCAATGCCCGCGTTGCCGGCGTCGGTCCTGAAAAGGATTCCCTTCGGGAGGTGCGGTTTGCAGACGCGAACGCGGCAAGGGCTCGCGTGGTGATCGATGGTTCCGGCCCGATAGCGGGGTTCGGAAAAAACGAGAAACTCCACTCAAAGCCGCCCGACCTGGAACCCGCCTACTTCGTGATCGCCGAGAACGCCGGCATCAGGCAGGACGAGATCCATGTGCACCTCGGGTCAACGGTGGCGCCCGGCGGCTATGCCTGGGCGTTTCCGCGCGAGGCAAACGGCGCGAACATCGGGCTGGTGATCGGTGCGTCGCATCGCGGCAAGGTTGACATAAAGAAACTCCTCGATTCATTCCTCGCGGCGCATTATCCTTCCGCAATCGTCAAGGGCCGTTTTGCGGGCGCGATCCCCTGCGGCGGAAAGCCGCTGACGGTCGCGGCGAGCAGGTTCATCAAGGCGGGCGACGCGGCGAGCATGGTGAACCCGTTTTCGCGCGCCGGCATTATGGAGGCGGTGATAAGCGGGAACCTGGCCGGCCATTGCGCGTGCGCAATGCTCTCGGCGAATTCGCCGGGGAAAATGCTTGCCGCATGTAAAGACTATCAGAAACGCTGGTACAGGGTGCTTGGGAAAAAACAGGAAAAGCTGGCAAAGGCAAAGGACGCGCTGTTCAAGATCCCCGACGCCGATTACAACGATGCGTTCGAGGCGCTGTCGAAAATCCCCCCTGACAAGCGCTCCATCACGAAAATCATCGGCCTGAGCCTGGGAAGATTCCCAAGGCTGGTGTTTGCCATGCGGCATCTGTTGTAA